The Sporomusa termitida genome has a window encoding:
- a CDS encoding WD40 repeat domain-containing protein, with translation MALGDDDKEFLRQLTWIYPSEYVAELKELAEAVITEQLAAGERQNIRDIIWGIMAKIRAEAEGGSNTAAAAGKAASEAVQAEADREIRDNVQAALSAGQLHIPAGMGPEVIIPLVAALAEPAIGAGARSVLCQLSDSGAIDALCGEWAKTRSPELEQIIMKTGYLAAHPLGVRLLTVLKTKADRVMLAEGTELVPELLAAVDDPDRSIAGSARRLLLTLTNRQAVDTVCETVLADPDNERLQAWAVMAGYAPADDSRAALYYAITGQWDKYYALDWQEDRPLLARGYSEASLPERRRFLAAARKSGQGLLLTGLLLAGNGQDEYEEITAADWESLLDLLASQQRWPDLYRLVFRAPAQWAGEITLLLKNSGWQPGAWAQRGWERSLAACPQSGRNAFVPDGRELIALAFDQAEIEAMAFHPNKRIAAGGGRDGRLRLWQLGSQQIWRTVDLHAEAITAVAFTPDGRYLATAGREGRVHIWQLPAVKWVSSVCGQPGLVTAMAAGAGGAILAAACAGGLAAARVWDWDGAYMTNQGQYPGSWFQAAAVSAEQRLAVGGGRDGIIRLYPLTGSKQGKLCWAAHAGAVQALKLSGDGNFLVSTGADGLLKIWQTASGKLLWTLPAAGRLLAVSADGALAAISNPGRRNITIKQLRLVKPLAQATHADWQHAGQLLAAAALEPEAGQAVAFLQTILDSKFCYDIRL, from the coding sequence ATGGCGCTGGGTGATGATGATAAAGAATTTTTACGGCAGTTAACCTGGATCTATCCCAGTGAGTATGTGGCTGAACTCAAAGAACTGGCCGAAGCTGTTATAACCGAACAGCTGGCTGCCGGTGAGCGCCAGAATATCCGCGATATTATCTGGGGGATTATGGCTAAAATCCGGGCAGAGGCCGAGGGCGGCAGCAATACGGCAGCGGCGGCCGGGAAGGCCGCAAGCGAGGCGGTGCAGGCCGAAGCTGACCGGGAAATCCGGGACAATGTACAGGCCGCCCTTAGCGCCGGTCAGCTGCATATTCCGGCCGGGATGGGACCGGAGGTGATTATACCGCTGGTGGCAGCGCTGGCTGAGCCGGCAATAGGAGCCGGCGCCCGGTCTGTACTCTGCCAGCTGTCAGATAGCGGGGCGATTGATGCTTTGTGCGGGGAATGGGCTAAGACCCGTTCACCGGAACTGGAGCAAATAATAATGAAAACCGGGTATCTGGCAGCGCATCCGCTGGGTGTACGGCTGCTGACCGTGCTGAAGACAAAGGCTGACCGGGTTATGCTGGCCGAGGGCACCGAGCTGGTGCCGGAGCTGCTAGCCGCTGTTGATGATCCCGACCGGAGTATCGCCGGCTCTGCCCGGCGCCTGCTCCTGACCCTGACGAACAGGCAGGCCGTCGATACCGTATGTGAAACTGTCCTGGCTGATCCGGATAATGAACGCCTGCAAGCCTGGGCTGTTATGGCCGGCTATGCGCCGGCCGATGACAGCCGCGCCGCTTTGTACTACGCGATTACCGGGCAGTGGGATAAATATTACGCCCTGGACTGGCAGGAAGACCGGCCCCTCCTGGCCAGAGGCTATAGTGAGGCTTCGTTGCCTGAACGGCGGCGGTTTCTGGCGGCGGCCCGCAAAAGTGGCCAGGGGTTGCTGTTAACCGGCCTGCTCCTGGCCGGCAATGGTCAGGATGAATATGAGGAAATAACCGCTGCCGACTGGGAGTCCCTGCTGGATTTGCTAGCCAGCCAGCAGCGGTGGCCGGATTTGTACCGGCTGGTCTTTCGGGCCCCGGCACAATGGGCCGGCGAGATTACCCTGTTGTTGAAGAATTCCGGCTGGCAGCCAGGGGCCTGGGCGCAGCGGGGCTGGGAGAGAAGCCTGGCCGCCTGTCCGCAGTCAGGCAGAAACGCGTTTGTGCCAGACGGGCGCGAGTTGATAGCCCTTGCCTTCGATCAGGCCGAGATTGAGGCCATGGCGTTCCATCCCAACAAGCGGATTGCGGCCGGCGGCGGTCGTGACGGCCGGCTCCGGTTATGGCAGTTAGGCAGCCAGCAGATATGGCGGACCGTGGATTTGCATGCCGAAGCGATTACGGCTGTTGCCTTTACACCCGATGGCCGTTATCTGGCAACGGCCGGGCGGGAAGGCCGGGTTCATATCTGGCAGCTGCCGGCGGTGAAATGGGTCAGCAGTGTGTGCGGGCAGCCGGGGCTGGTCACGGCCATGGCTGCCGGTGCCGGCGGCGCCATTCTGGCCGCCGCCTGCGCCGGGGGCCTGGCCGCGGCCAGGGTTTGGGACTGGGATGGGGCTTATATGACAAATCAAGGCCAGTATCCCGGCAGCTGGTTCCAGGCGGCGGCGGTCAGTGCTGAACAAAGGCTGGCAGTGGGGGGCGGCCGGGACGGCATTATCCGGCTGTATCCATTGACAGGCAGCAAACAGGGTAAGCTGTGCTGGGCGGCCCACGCCGGGGCCGTACAGGCTCTCAAGCTGAGCGGGGATGGGAATTTTCTGGTAAGTACCGGGGCTGACGGTTTGTTAAAGATCTGGCAAACAGCGAGCGGTAAGCTGCTCTGGACGCTGCCGGCGGCAGGCCGGCTGCTGGCGGTTAGTGCTGACGGGGCGTTAGCGGCCATCAGTAATCCCGGCCGGCGCAACATTACGATAAAACAGCTGCGGCTGGTCAAGCCGCTGGCCCAGGCTACTCATGCCGACTGGCAGCATGCCGGGCAGTTACTGGCCGCAGCCGCTCTTGAGCCTGAGGCCGGCCAGGCGGTAGCGTTTCTACAGACGATACTTGACAGCAAGTTCTGTTATGATATTAGGCTGTAA
- a CDS encoding DUF1257 domain-containing protein, giving the protein MSHFTQVATKITNKEMLLSCLQELGYETEEGVAIKGYRGQETPVDIAVRMRQGYDVGFALGPDGTYSLVADWFGVQGLSEQQFTAKVQQQYALATVMQQVNRQGFNVVEQQQDASGQIRLVVRRWV; this is encoded by the coding sequence ATGTCACATTTTACGCAGGTAGCTACTAAAATCACGAATAAAGAAATGCTGCTCAGTTGTCTGCAAGAACTGGGCTATGAGACGGAGGAAGGCGTAGCGATCAAAGGGTACCGGGGCCAGGAAACACCGGTTGATATTGCTGTACGTATGCGGCAGGGGTATGATGTCGGTTTTGCTCTGGGACCTGATGGAACGTACAGCTTGGTCGCCGATTGGTTTGGGGTGCAGGGCCTAAGCGAGCAGCAGTTTACCGCCAAGGTCCAGCAGCAGTACGCGCTGGCTACGGTTATGCAGCAGGTTAACCGGCAGGGCTTTAATGTTGTGGAGCAGCAGCAGGATGCCAGCGGCCAGATCCGGCTGGTTGTCAGACGCTGGGTATGA
- a CDS encoding AAA family ATPase, translating to MNHFAEQFDTYIRARVTLIVIVTPEEERAIEHVKTVCEQKNRTCLSWDVADGFVVLTGRTGLDLKCRDPLVALDLMEKTGMDNTGTIFVCKDFHDFWANPPVRRKLRSVVQRLTQTRTSIVITTPTGQIPDELQDEAVIIHLRRPNGEELDAVLEGLLKGANVKINLTEPGREKVVQAAMGMTAGQARRVFSKAIVTCGCLDDRSITLITEEKAQLVRQSEALEFLSTTETADSVGGLGVLKDWLRLREKAFTKDARDYGLPAPKGIAMVGIPGTGKSLTAKMISGLWQLPLLRLDVGALFGSYVGESEDRTRRALHIAETIAPCILWVDEIEKAFAFGSGDAGTSQRVFATLLTWMQDKKEPCFVVATANNIAALPPELMRKGRFDEIFFLDLPHMAERREIFITHLKRRNRSPRDFDLKRLVKEADGYVGAEIEQAIIDAMYLAFSDRMREITTEDIVISLKRQVPLSVSQRENIQYLRQWLQEGRAQSASYPGEVAGEPGPGQVLLEIETRD from the coding sequence ATGAATCACTTTGCCGAGCAATTTGATACTTATATAAGAGCGCGGGTAACACTGATTGTTATCGTAACCCCTGAGGAAGAACGGGCTATTGAGCATGTTAAGACAGTGTGCGAGCAGAAAAACCGTACCTGCCTGTCCTGGGATGTTGCCGACGGCTTTGTTGTATTGACCGGCCGGACCGGGCTTGACCTAAAGTGCAGGGACCCGCTGGTCGCCCTTGATTTGATGGAAAAGACCGGCATGGATAATACGGGGACCATCTTTGTGTGTAAGGATTTCCACGATTTTTGGGCGAACCCGCCGGTGCGGCGTAAACTGCGCAGTGTGGTACAGCGCCTGACGCAGACCCGGACGTCCATCGTAATTACAACTCCCACCGGCCAGATTCCGGACGAGCTGCAGGATGAAGCGGTAATTATTCATTTACGCCGTCCCAATGGGGAAGAGCTTGATGCGGTTTTGGAAGGGTTGCTGAAAGGGGCCAATGTTAAGATCAATCTCACCGAGCCCGGCCGGGAAAAGGTGGTCCAGGCCGCAATGGGGATGACTGCCGGCCAGGCCCGGCGGGTATTTTCTAAAGCCATTGTTACCTGTGGCTGCCTGGATGACCGCAGCATTACGCTCATTACCGAAGAAAAAGCCCAGCTGGTCCGGCAAAGCGAGGCGCTGGAGTTCCTGAGCACCACGGAAACCGCCGACAGCGTGGGCGGCCTGGGGGTGTTAAAAGACTGGCTGCGCCTGCGGGAAAAAGCGTTTACGAAGGATGCCCGTGACTATGGCCTGCCTGCCCCCAAGGGGATTGCGATGGTAGGAATCCCGGGTACGGGCAAAAGTCTGACCGCGAAAATGATCAGCGGTTTGTGGCAGCTGCCTCTGCTCAGACTGGATGTGGGGGCTTTATTTGGCTCCTATGTCGGGGAGTCGGAGGACCGGACCCGCCGGGCTTTGCATATTGCCGAAACGATCGCTCCCTGCATTTTATGGGTGGATGAAATAGAAAAGGCTTTTGCCTTTGGTTCAGGCGATGCCGGTACCAGCCAGCGGGTATTCGCCACCCTGCTGACCTGGATGCAGGATAAAAAAGAGCCCTGTTTTGTGGTGGCCACGGCCAATAATATCGCGGCGTTACCGCCTGAACTGATGCGTAAAGGCCGCTTTGATGAAATCTTCTTTCTTGATTTGCCCCATATGGCGGAACGCCGGGAAATTTTTATCACCCATCTTAAGCGGCGGAACCGGTCACCCCGCGACTTCGACCTCAAGCGTCTGGTGAAAGAAGCGGACGGTTATGTGGGGGCTGAGATCGAGCAGGCCATTATTGATGCCATGTATCTGGCCTTTAGTGACCGAATGCGGGAGATTACCACCGAGGATATTGTGATATCGCTTAAGCGTCAGGTGCCGCTGTCAGTTTCCCAGCGGGAAAATATTCAATACCTCCGGCAATGGCTGCAGGAAGGCCGGGCCCAGTCGGCGTCTTATCCCGGCGAGGTTGCCGGTGAACCGGGTCCGGGCCAGGTGTTACTGGAAATCGAAACCAGGGATTAA
- a CDS encoding DUF2997 domain-containing protein, protein MEKEELEITIAADGKVNIKVAGAKGGKCLDITRPLEEALGEVKVREMTPEYYQQPEDLTKVKDNRR, encoded by the coding sequence ATGGAAAAAGAGGAACTGGAAATAACGATTGCCGCCGACGGCAAAGTCAATATTAAAGTGGCCGGGGCCAAGGGCGGCAAGTGCCTGGATATTACCAGACCCCTGGAAGAGGCCCTCGGTGAGGTCAAAGTCCGGGAAATGACGCCTGAGTATTACCAGCAGCCGGAGGATCTCACTAAAGTTAAGGACAACCGGCGATGA
- a CDS encoding 4Fe-4S single cluster domain-containing protein has product MNTAGGGLPGGLINMAAFLPASSVNGPGRRAVVWVQGCHRRCPGCFNPEMLALTENQLVTVAELAGRILAAGGIEGVTFSGGEPFRQAAALAELAAIMVKHGLTVIVFTGYEYEELTQADNPDWNKLLQVTDLLVSGPYLEHRPSCSYLRGSANQELVFLSPRLRDHPDINKQAGQAREFIIDAAGNIIITGLG; this is encoded by the coding sequence ATGAATACCGCCGGCGGGGGTTTGCCGGGCGGCCTGATTAACATGGCCGCCTTTTTGCCAGCATCCAGCGTTAACGGACCGGGGCGGCGCGCCGTAGTCTGGGTGCAGGGCTGCCACCGCCGCTGCCCGGGCTGCTTTAATCCGGAGATGCTGGCGCTTACAGAAAACCAGCTGGTGACGGTAGCGGAACTTGCCGGCCGGATTCTGGCGGCCGGCGGCATTGAAGGGGTTACCTTTTCCGGCGGCGAGCCTTTTCGGCAGGCCGCGGCCCTGGCTGAACTGGCGGCGATTATGGTTAAACACGGCTTAACGGTAATAGTCTTCACCGGTTATGAATATGAGGAGCTTACCCAGGCCGATAATCCCGACTGGAATAAGCTGCTGCAGGTAACAGACCTGCTGGTGTCCGGTCCCTATCTTGAGCACCGGCCCTCTTGCTCTTATCTGCGGGGTTCAGCCAATCAGGAACTGGTTTTTCTTAGTCCCCGCTTGCGGGATCACCCCGATATTAACAAGCAGGCGGGCCAGGCGCGGGAGTTTATTATTGATGCCGCCGGCAACATTATTATTACCGGTTTGGGCTGA
- a CDS encoding GNAT family N-acetyltransferase: protein MTDVSEKGMYWLLDIPAEPAFRRGFADKGFWSENFGRMLITDKEQAGKIVGEIIYFRNADYRAGYEVGYQVFRREDRGQGYMSEALALLSAFLFESKPIPRLQLTLVAGNEASRKVAEKCGYRYEGTLRKAAFLAGEYVDLEMFGLLREDCPPLRL, encoded by the coding sequence ATGACAGATGTATCCGAAAAGGGTATGTACTGGTTGCTCGATATTCCGGCGGAGCCGGCCTTTCGCCGGGGGTTTGCCGACAAAGGGTTCTGGTCGGAGAATTTTGGCCGGATGCTGATTACCGATAAGGAGCAGGCGGGGAAGATTGTCGGCGAGATTATCTACTTTAGGAATGCCGATTACCGGGCCGGCTATGAGGTCGGCTATCAGGTTTTCCGGCGTGAGGACCGGGGGCAGGGCTATATGTCCGAAGCCCTGGCCTTGTTGTCGGCTTTTTTGTTTGAGTCCAAACCCATTCCCCGTTTGCAGCTTACCCTGGTCGCCGGCAATGAGGCCAGCCGCAAGGTAGCCGAGAAATGCGGCTACCGTTATGAAGGCACCCTGCGCAAGGCGGCTTTTCTGGCCGGCGAATATGTCGACCTTGAGATGTTTGGTTTGCTGAGAGAAGACTGCCCGCCCCTGCGGCTGTAA
- a CDS encoding H-type small acid-soluble spore protein: protein MKATRAEEILKSQEIIGVKYRNNDVWIESVDKERSTAYVTYLEQHNTVHVAIGQLEETGPVKPQ, encoded by the coding sequence ATGAAAGCCACAAGGGCTGAGGAAATCTTAAAATCCCAGGAGATTATCGGCGTAAAATACCGCAACAATGATGTCTGGATTGAGAGTGTGGATAAAGAACGCAGTACCGCTTATGTTACCTATCTGGAACAGCATAATACAGTTCATGTTGCTATCGGCCAGCTGGAAGAAACAGGGCCGGTAAAACCTCAGTAA
- the cydD gene encoding thiol reductant ABC exporter subunit CydD yields MGKQAWQQRGLLVRVAGLGISNGLLAIGQAYYLAGVIDMVFLGGQELAAVAGSLWLLAGLACVRALLTYLEGVLAFELAARVKTDLRERLTRHLFSLGPVALANQPAGELLTVMSEGIENLEAYFAKYLPQLCKACCIPVLILAVVWPLDRATAAIMLVTAPLIPVFMVLIGKAAERMNHRQWETLNKLSAHFLDVLAGLTTLKLFGRSREQIAIITRISREFRDATMDVLRVAFLSALALELLATISTALVAVALGLRLLYGEVAFMQAFFLLLLAPEYYLPLRLLGSQFHAGMAGKTAAADIVRLLSLTGGERVPGTERLLSPQQVSLAFNRVHAAYQAGSRPALRGISFTLAAGRHLAIVGPSGAGKSTVAALLLGFITPAAGSILVNGQDLATLRSSEWLRHVAYVPQRPHLFQGTVADNIRLARPDAPMAAVMQAGKAAGAHEFISRLPNGYDTLVGAGGRGLSGGECQRLSIARAFLQDAPLLILDEAARGLDVSAQARLDNTLARLLQGRTAIIIAHRLSTVRQADQILVLAEGRLAEIGPPAELIKRQGVYSRLLAAQAGEGQHV; encoded by the coding sequence TTGGGCAAACAGGCTTGGCAGCAGCGCGGGCTGTTGGTTAGGGTTGCCGGCTTAGGGATAAGCAATGGCCTGTTAGCGATTGGTCAGGCCTATTACTTAGCGGGGGTAATCGATATGGTTTTCCTGGGCGGACAGGAGTTAGCCGCGGTTGCGGGCAGCTTATGGCTGCTCGCCGGTTTGGCCTGTGTGCGGGCCCTTCTGACATATTTGGAAGGGGTGCTGGCATTCGAGCTGGCAGCAAGGGTAAAAACAGACCTCAGGGAACGCCTGACACGCCATTTGTTCAGTCTGGGGCCGGTGGCTCTTGCCAATCAGCCGGCCGGCGAGCTGCTTACTGTCATGAGCGAAGGAATAGAAAATCTGGAAGCCTATTTCGCCAAATATTTGCCGCAATTATGTAAAGCCTGTTGTATACCGGTATTGATTCTGGCGGTGGTGTGGCCGCTTGACAGGGCTACGGCCGCCATCATGCTGGTGACGGCGCCCCTGATACCGGTATTTATGGTCCTCATCGGCAAAGCGGCTGAGCGGATGAATCACCGGCAATGGGAGACTTTAAATAAGTTGAGTGCACACTTTCTGGATGTGCTGGCCGGGTTGACAACCCTGAAACTATTTGGCAGGAGCCGTGAGCAGATTGCCATTATTACCAGAATCAGCCGGGAGTTCCGGGATGCCACTATGGATGTGCTCCGGGTCGCGTTTTTGTCGGCCCTGGCGCTGGAGCTCTTAGCTACGATCAGTACGGCCTTGGTGGCGGTAGCCCTGGGACTCAGGCTGCTGTACGGGGAGGTCGCTTTTATGCAGGCTTTTTTCCTGCTGCTGCTGGCACCGGAATATTATTTGCCCCTGCGGCTGCTGGGCAGCCAGTTTCACGCCGGCATGGCCGGGAAAACGGCGGCGGCTGATATTGTCCGCTTGCTGTCCCTGACGGGCGGGGAACGGGTTCCCGGGACTGAACGGCTGCTGTCTCCCCAGCAGGTTTCGCTGGCCTTTAACAGGGTACATGCGGCTTACCAGGCGGGGAGCCGGCCGGCCTTAAGGGGTATCTCCTTTACCCTGGCAGCCGGGCGGCATTTGGCTATTGTTGGCCCGAGCGGCGCCGGCAAAAGCACGGTGGCCGCCCTGCTGCTGGGCTTTATAACGCCTGCGGCCGGCAGCATTCTTGTTAATGGACAGGATCTCGCGACGCTGCGTTCCTCTGAGTGGCTACGCCATGTTGCTTATGTTCCCCAGCGGCCGCACTTATTCCAGGGGACGGTGGCGGACAACATCCGGCTGGCCAGGCCTGATGCGCCAATGGCGGCTGTTATGCAGGCAGGAAAGGCAGCCGGAGCCCACGAGTTTATCAGCCGTCTCCCTAACGGCTATGATACGCTGGTGGGGGCCGGGGGCCGGGGCTTGAGTGGCGGTGAATGCCAGCGGCTGTCAATCGCCCGGGCCTTTCTGCAGGATGCCCCCCTGCTTATTCTGGATGAGGCGGCCCGGGGTCTGGATGTTAGTGCCCAGGCAAGGCTGGACAATACCCTGGCCCGGCTGCTCCAGGGCCGGACGGCAATTATTATCGCCCACCGTTTGTCGACCGTGCGGCAAGCCGATCAAATTCTGGTGCTGGCCGAGGGCCGGCTGGCTGAGATTGGCCCGCCGGCTGAATTGATAAAGCGCCAGGGTGTGTACAGCCGGCTGCTGGCGGCTCAGGCCGGGGAGGGACAGCATGTTTAA
- the cydC gene encoding thiol reductant ABC exporter subunit CydC, with protein sequence MFKLLLGSRRTLGLAAVACILGSLTVYAGIGLMAASAWLISAAALQPPLATLSVAIVGVRFFGLARAGCRYLERYMSHSVTFRLLADIRVWLYTRLEPLAPAGLQTFTKGDVFSRLVADVETLQYFYLRAALPALIAVLTATATLLLLGAMAPALVWPVAGAFLAAGGLLPALIARLAQRTGRQAIRARAALNGALTDSIEGLTELAALGRAELQTAKVTALNREYMASQKQGGQIIALADALGTMAMQLAIIAVVALAVPLVSSGSLGGIYLAVVALTVQASFEAVLPLPAVIYYWRECQAALRRLQAISGLTPAAGHAGTKEVEPGSAALVARSLTFTYHAAAAPVLADITFSLPAAKRLAIVGASGAGKSTLAGIILRFWDHNSGQLLLNGVDIRDYDPASVRQALSVVSQDTYLFNATIRDNILLAKPAATETELKNALIGAQLEEFLARLPQGLETRTGQNGLALSGGERQRIALARALLKAAPIWLLDEPTAGLDACAEAAVMENILQVSSNRSVILITHRLTGLAAMDEILVLENGRIAEQGTWAELLANRGVFLQMWTIQQDLLNIS encoded by the coding sequence ATGTTTAAGCTGTTACTGGGCAGCCGCCGCACGCTGGGGCTGGCGGCTGTTGCCTGCATACTGGGCAGTTTGACTGTTTATGCCGGTATCGGCCTCATGGCGGCTTCGGCCTGGCTGATTTCAGCAGCTGCTCTGCAGCCGCCGCTGGCGACGTTATCGGTAGCGATTGTGGGGGTGCGGTTTTTTGGCCTGGCCCGGGCCGGCTGCCGTTATCTGGAACGATATATGAGCCATAGTGTTACCTTCCGGCTGCTGGCCGATATCAGGGTCTGGCTGTATACCCGGCTGGAACCGCTGGCCCCGGCCGGGTTGCAAACTTTTACTAAAGGCGATGTTTTTAGCCGCCTTGTTGCCGATGTGGAGACTCTGCAATATTTTTATTTACGGGCGGCTTTGCCGGCGCTGATTGCGGTACTTACGGCAACGGCAACCCTGCTGCTGCTGGGGGCGATGGCTCCGGCGCTGGTGTGGCCTGTGGCGGGAGCTTTTCTGGCGGCAGGCGGCCTCCTGCCAGCCCTGATCGCTCGTCTTGCCCAGCGGACCGGACGACAGGCGATTAGGGCCAGGGCGGCTCTGAACGGTGCGCTTACTGATAGTATTGAGGGCCTAACCGAGTTGGCCGCCTTAGGCCGGGCTGAACTGCAAACCGCCAAAGTAACGGCTTTAAACCGGGAGTATATGGCCAGTCAGAAACAAGGGGGACAGATAATCGCCCTGGCAGACGCCCTGGGCACAATGGCAATGCAGCTGGCGATTATCGCGGTTGTGGCTCTGGCTGTGCCGCTGGTCAGCAGCGGCAGTCTGGGGGGGATTTATCTGGCCGTGGTGGCTCTGACTGTGCAGGCCAGCTTTGAAGCGGTGCTGCCGCTGCCGGCTGTCATTTATTATTGGCGCGAGTGTCAGGCGGCTCTGCGGCGGCTTCAGGCCATCAGCGGCCTGACGCCTGCTGCCGGCCATGCGGGCACTAAAGAGGTAGAGCCAGGGTCAGCTGCGCTGGTCGCCCGCAGCCTGACTTTTACCTATCACGCTGCGGCAGCACCGGTATTGGCGGATATAACGTTTAGCCTGCCGGCCGCAAAACGCCTGGCGATTGTCGGGGCAAGCGGGGCGGGGAAAAGTACGCTGGCCGGGATTATTTTACGGTTCTGGGATCATAACAGCGGGCAATTACTGTTAAACGGGGTTGATATCAGGGACTATGACCCGGCCAGTGTGCGGCAGGCGTTAAGTGTAGTTAGTCAGGATACCTATCTTTTTAATGCCACAATCAGGGATAATATTCTATTGGCCAAACCGGCGGCGACAGAGACAGAGCTGAAAAATGCCCTGATCGGCGCTCAACTGGAGGAGTTCCTGGCCCGGCTGCCGCAGGGGCTGGAAACCAGGACAGGTCAAAATGGACTGGCTTTATCGGGGGGAGAGCGCCAGCGTATTGCGCTGGCCCGGGCCTTATTAAAAGCGGCGCCAATATGGCTGCTGGATGAGCCCACGGCCGGGCTTGATGCCTGTGCGGAAGCGGCGGTTATGGAGAATATCCTGCAGGTGTCCAGTAACCGGTCGGTGATTCTTATTACACACCGGCTGACAGGCCTGGCAGCGATGGATGAGATCCTGGTATTAGAAAATGGCCGGATTGCCGAACAGGGCACCTGGGCTGAATTACTGGCTAACAGAGGGGTATTCTTGCAAATGTGGACGATTCAGCAGGATTTGCTAAATATTTCTTGA
- a CDS encoding DUF2225 domain-containing protein produces MAEPTYSVEKTCPICENNFTVTRLRGRQVMIKQDTDFCAYFQEVKPYYYTIWVCSHCGYAAEDTCFDVASSAARDKIAAFLAGRDVKVNFEGERTHTQAIATYKLAIFFADLISAPASRLAELYLKLSWVYREGEEQEDEQNALAKAGEYYEQALMRERLPIGTLSEAAVTYLIGELARRTGQTDKALLYLSKVVGSPAAKLEPRVTNLARNAWHEARAVRDQADS; encoded by the coding sequence ATGGCAGAGCCAACCTACTCGGTAGAAAAAACATGTCCGATATGTGAGAACAATTTTACTGTTACCCGGTTGCGCGGCCGGCAGGTTATGATAAAGCAGGATACTGATTTTTGCGCCTATTTTCAGGAGGTCAAACCTTATTATTACACAATTTGGGTGTGTTCCCACTGCGGCTATGCAGCGGAAGACACCTGCTTCGACGTGGCGTCTTCTGCCGCCAGGGATAAGATTGCCGCCTTTTTGGCCGGGCGGGATGTCAAGGTTAACTTTGAGGGCGAGCGCACACATACCCAGGCCATTGCCACGTACAAGCTGGCGATTTTCTTTGCCGACCTTATTTCTGCCCCGGCCAGCAGGCTGGCGGAATTATACCTGAAACTCAGCTGGGTATATCGTGAGGGGGAAGAGCAGGAGGACGAACAAAACGCTCTGGCCAAAGCCGGTGAATACTATGAGCAGGCCCTGATGCGGGAGCGCTTACCCATAGGTACGCTGAGTGAAGCGGCAGTTACCTATTTAATTGGTGAATTGGCCCGGCGTACCGGTCAGACCGACAAAGCGTTATTATATTTGTCTAAGGTTGTCGGCAGTCCGGCCGCTAAGCTCGAACCACGGGTAACAAACCTGGCGCGGAATGCCTGGCATGAAGCCAGGGCGGTCCGGGATCAGGCTGACAGTTAG